One segment of Coffea arabica cultivar ET-39 chromosome 7c, Coffea Arabica ET-39 HiFi, whole genome shotgun sequence DNA contains the following:
- the LOC113697855 gene encoding uncharacterized protein: MNGRICLDSPSNDNLEFQTQKFHADGYWTSNSIPYWMSRSSTDSDNEASHLLSNDCSTSSPPSSRYRAIEDGRKVLMDLMENMPESSYELTLRDIVDEQQNLEKEARKETMVADKPLVHKPYEVNSKKDKTVITSMNSRVFLLKIFIPVPLALKAKAVKKRSSSRIISSPSFDGSEKLMAKDRCKKRMAFSEKRDRKKCDSISKGRDVETTYVSCWQLFSRTSSKRRPKDSCLMDN; encoded by the exons ATGAACGGGAGAATTTGTCTTGACTCTCCTTCAAATGATAATCTAGAGTTCCAAACTCAAAAATTCCATGCAGATGGTTATTGGACATCAAATTCTATACCGTACTGGATGAGTAGATCGTCCACAGATTCTGACAATGAGGCTTCTCATTTGCTCTCCAACGATTGTAGTACATCTTCTCCACCCTCCTCAAGATATCGAGCAATCGAAGATGGTAGAAAGGTGCTCATGGACCTGATGGAGAACATGCCCGAGTCATCCTATGAATTGACCCTCAGAGACATTGTAGATGAGCAGCAAAACCTGGAAAAAGAAGCACGAAAGGAGACGATGGTCGCGGATAAACCTTTAGTCCATAAGCCTTATGAAGTCAATTCGAAAAAGGATAAAACTGTAATCACTAGCATGAACAGCAGAGTTTTCTTGTTAAAGATATTCATCCCAGTTCCTCTTGCTTTGAAGGCAAAGGCAGTCAAGAAAAGAAGTTCCTCAAGGATTATTTCATCTCCGTCATTTGATGGATCTGAGAAACTAATGGCTAAGGATCGGTGCAAGAAAAGGATGGCATTTTCAGAGAAAAGGGATAGAAAGAAATGTGATAGCATCAGCAAAGGCAG GGATGTTGAGACAACCTACGTATCTTGTTGGCAGTTATTCAGCAGGACAAGCTCCAAACGGAGACCCAAAGATTCCTGTTTGATGGACAATTAG